In one window of Erythrolamprus reginae isolate rEryReg1 chromosome 1, rEryReg1.hap1, whole genome shotgun sequence DNA:
- the SERTAD2 gene encoding SERTA domain-containing protein 2, which produces MLGKGGKRKFDEHEDGLEGKVVSPTDGPSKVSYTLQRQTIFNISLMKLYNHRPLTEPSLQKTVLINNMLRRIQEELKQEGSLRPMFLTPSQPTDPLGDSFREAQPAFSHLASPPVHPTDLASPTPLESCLTPASLLEDDTFCTSQTISLDGPPKLPPPTIQPVKDSFSSALDEIEELCPTPTSAEAVVTTAAADTTAPDNSKENSSIQKPEGIQENRMSEPKLMDSLPGNFEITTSTGFLTDLTLDDILFADIDTSMYDFDPCTSSTGAASKMAPVSADDLLKTLAPYSTQPVTPNQPFKMDLTELDHIMEVLVGS; this is translated from the coding sequence ATGttggggaaaggaggaaaacggAAGTTTGACGAGCATGAAGATGGGCTGGAAGGCAAAGTGGTGTCTCCTACCGATGGTCCATCTAAGGTGTCTTACACCTTACAGCGCCAGACTATCTTCAACATTTCCCTTATGAAACTTTATAACCACAGGCCCTTAACAGAGCCGAGCTTGCAAAAGACCGTTTTAATTAATAACATGTTGAGGCGGATCCAAGAGGAGCTCAAACAGGAAGGCAGCTTGAGGCCTATGTTCCTCACCCCATCACAGCCTACAGATCCTCTTGGAGACAGCTTTCGAGAAGCTCAGCCTGCCTTTAGCCATCTGGCCTCTCCGCCAGTCCACCCCACTGACTTAGCAAGCCCTACGCCACTGGAGTCTTGCCTCACCCCTGCCTCTCTGCTTGAGGATGACACTTTTTGCACTTCCCAGACTATCTCACTAGATGGTCCTCCAAAATTACCACCTCCAACGATCCAACCAGTAAAGGACAGCTTCTCCTCAGCCTTGGATGAAATTGAGGAGCTCTGTCCAACACCTACCTCCGCTGAGGCAGTAGTAACTACAGCAGCAGCAGATACAACTGCACCAGATAACTCTAAGGAGAATTCCAGCATTCAAAAGCCTGAGGGTATACAGGAGAACAGAATGAGTGAGCCTAAACTCATGGACTCATTACCTGGCAATTTTGAGATCACAACTTCTACAGGTTTTCTTACAGACTTAACCCTGGATGATATTCTCTTTGCAGACATTGATACGTCCATGTATGATTTTGACCCTTGCACATCCTCTACAGGGGCTGCCTCAAAAATGGCTCCTGTCTCCGCAGATGACCTCCTCAAAACACTGGCGCCCTACAGTACCCAGCCAGTAACCCCCAATCAGCCTTTCAAAATGGACCTTACAGAACTGGATCACATTATGGAGGTGCTTGTTGGGTCATAG